In one bacterium CG_4_10_14_0_2_um_filter_33_32 genomic region, the following are encoded:
- the rplI gene encoding 50S ribosomal protein L9 produces MEVILTQDVENLGKYGEVKNVKDGYARNYLIPNGSAVLATTKEKERVEKEKEIYMKKREGKLQGIEKKKNDIEKIKLEFKVKMTNDKMFGSITNNDISKTIKDKSGIFIDKKNIEINPIHEVGKYKAKIKLGEGVKAKILIDVKKEGA; encoded by the coding sequence ATGGAAGTTATATTAACTCAAGATGTAGAAAATTTAGGGAAATATGGGGAAGTGAAAAATGTTAAAGATGGTTACGCTAGAAACTATTTGATACCCAATGGTTCTGCTGTGTTGGCTACCACAAAAGAAAAAGAAAGAGTAGAGAAAGAAAAAGAAATATACATGAAAAAGAGAGAAGGTAAGTTGCAAGGGATAGAAAAGAAAAAAAATGATATAGAAAAGATAAAGTTAGAATTTAAAGTAAAAATGACAAATGATAAAATGTTTGGATCGATCACCAATAATGATATTTCTAAGACTATAAAAGATAAATCAGGCATTTTTATTGATAAGAAAAACATAGAAATAAATCCTATTCATGAAGTCGGTAAATATAAGGCAAAGATTAAACTTGGCGAAGGGGTAAAAGCCAAAATTCTAATTGATGTAAAAAAAGAAGGAGCTTAA